The proteins below come from a single Nitrospirota bacterium genomic window:
- a CDS encoding MarC family protein: protein MENFLKALINTFIPIFVAIDIFVVLPIFISITEGMSKAKNNAIVRESILTALAVSLAFVALGEAIFRILGITANDFKIAGGLVLLVFAILDIVKHSEERRRPSGRMGVVPIAVPLIIGPAVLATLLVLVDHYGILPTLGSLVLNLVVVYFSFIKAAAITKLFGRGGIAAISKIMAILLASIAVMMIRIGIENIVKR from the coding sequence ATGGAAAATTTTTTAAAAGCGCTGATTAATACCTTTATCCCTATCTTTGTGGCAATAGATATTTTTGTTGTTCTCCCCATTTTCATATCAATCACAGAAGGCATGTCAAAAGCTAAGAACAATGCAATTGTTAGAGAGTCCATACTTACAGCCCTTGCAGTGAGCCTGGCATTTGTTGCCTTGGGAGAGGCAATATTCAGGATACTCGGCATCACAGCAAATGATTTTAAGATTGCCGGCGGGCTGGTGCTTCTTGTCTTTGCAATCCTTGACATAGTAAAACACAGCGAGGAAAGGAGAAGGCCCTCAGGCAGGATGGGTGTTGTGCCGATAGCGGTACCGTTGATTATAGGCCCGGCAGTGCTTGCCACTCTTTTAGTGCTTGTGGACCATTACGGCATTCTGCCGACGCTTGGCTCTCTTGTATTAAACCTTGTTGTTGTGTATTTCTCATTTATCAAGGCTGCGGCAATTACGAAATTGTTCGGCAGGGGCGGGATTGCGGCAATATCAAAGATAATGGCTATATTGCTTGCATCAATAGCTGTTATGATGATACGCATCGGCATAGAAAACATAGTGAAGCGTTGA